A stretch of Shinella zoogloeoides DNA encodes these proteins:
- a CDS encoding polysaccharide deacetylase has product MSPSRTLLLPLIAALAAGSALAKDDAIKPMKRKQLVIVSFDGAHDNMLWEKSRAMAKRTGAHFTYFLSCTFLFSKDERAKYQAPHQKRGRSNVGFSQDRDETILRLGEIWLAKLEGHDIGSHACGHFDGGKWSADDWKAEFAFFRDSLKSAWRNAGVGEREPGGWQRFAAEDIKGFRAPYLSAGSGLVKALEAEGFAYDASLVTKGPAMPAATGDIARFGLPLIPEGASQRPVIAMDYNLYVRHSKGKEAPERSAAFEESTLKAYRDAFAKQYDGERIPLQLGFHFVEMNAGAYWRALDRFLTETCGRTDVACVSYAGALDILAKEKKAAGAAL; this is encoded by the coding sequence CGTCTCGAACCCTCCTCCTTCCCCTCATTGCCGCGCTTGCCGCGGGGTCGGCGCTCGCCAAGGACGATGCAATCAAACCGATGAAGCGCAAGCAGCTCGTCATCGTCTCCTTCGACGGCGCGCACGACAACATGCTCTGGGAGAAGAGCCGCGCCATGGCCAAGCGCACCGGCGCGCATTTCACCTATTTCCTCTCCTGCACCTTCCTCTTTTCGAAGGACGAGCGCGCGAAATATCAGGCCCCCCATCAAAAGCGCGGCCGCTCCAATGTCGGCTTCTCGCAAGACAGGGACGAGACGATCCTTCGCCTCGGCGAAATCTGGCTGGCGAAGCTCGAGGGCCACGATATCGGCAGCCACGCCTGCGGCCATTTCGACGGTGGAAAATGGAGCGCCGACGACTGGAAGGCGGAATTCGCCTTCTTCCGCGATTCGCTGAAGAGCGCGTGGCGGAATGCCGGCGTCGGCGAGCGGGAGCCAGGCGGCTGGCAGCGCTTCGCGGCGGAAGACATCAAGGGTTTTCGCGCGCCCTACCTTTCGGCCGGAAGCGGCCTCGTCAAGGCGCTGGAGGCGGAGGGCTTCGCCTATGACGCCAGCCTCGTCACCAAGGGGCCAGCCATGCCCGCCGCAACCGGCGACATCGCCCGCTTCGGCCTGCCGCTCATCCCGGAAGGCGCTTCGCAGCGCCCCGTCATCGCCATGGACTACAACCTCTATGTCCGCCATTCCAAGGGCAAGGAGGCCCCGGAAAGGAGCGCCGCCTTCGAGGAAAGCACGCTGAAGGCCTATCGCGACGCCTTCGCGAAGCAATATGACGGCGAGCGCATCCCGCTCCAGCTCGGCTTCCATTTCGTGGAGATGAATGCCGGCGCCTATTGGCGCGCGCTCGACCGGTTCCTGACGGAGACCTGCGGCAGAACGGACGTCGCCTGCGTCAGCTATGCCGGCGCACTGGACATTCTCGCAAAAGAGAAGAAGGCGGCCGGAGCCGCCCTCTGA
- the sbmA gene encoding peptide antibiotic transporter SbmA has protein sequence MFVSFFPNPRLFFPSVVLWSALAMAIWYAGGESLGAYIGLPPLKPGEEAIIGVSVFWSAPFLWFYMYYAVMVGLFAAFWFTYSPHQWQLWSVLGSALIIFNTYFSVQVSVAINAWYGPFYDMIQRGLARTEPIPTETEIYVGMIGFAGIAFVAITVGTLNLFFVSHYVFRWRTAMNDFYMSHWDKLRHIEGASQRVQDDTMRFSRTVEGLGVSLVSSIMTLVAFLPVLFKFSSTVTVLPFIGEVPHALVWAAICWSLFGTVFLAAVGIKLPGLEFRNQRVEAAYRKELVYGEDHADRAQPPTVAELFANVRKNYFRLYFHYLYFNVARIFYLQADNLFGTFVLVPSIVAGKLTLGVMSQIQNVFGQVRESFQYLVNSWTTIVELLSIYKRLKAFEAAIDDQPLPDIDQRYLERAQEEGELAANEP, from the coding sequence TTGTTCGTCTCCTTCTTTCCAAATCCGAGATTGTTCTTTCCGTCCGTCGTCCTCTGGTCGGCCCTTGCCATGGCGATCTGGTACGCCGGCGGCGAGAGTCTGGGCGCCTATATCGGGCTGCCGCCGCTGAAGCCGGGCGAGGAGGCGATCATCGGGGTCTCCGTCTTCTGGTCGGCGCCCTTCCTCTGGTTCTACATGTACTATGCGGTGATGGTCGGGCTGTTCGCCGCCTTCTGGTTCACCTACAGCCCGCATCAATGGCAGCTCTGGTCGGTGCTCGGCTCGGCGCTGATCATCTTCAATACCTATTTCTCCGTGCAGGTCAGCGTCGCCATCAATGCGTGGTACGGGCCGTTCTACGACATGATCCAGCGCGGACTTGCACGCACCGAGCCGATCCCGACGGAAACCGAGATCTATGTCGGCATGATCGGCTTTGCCGGCATCGCCTTCGTCGCCATCACCGTCGGCACGCTGAACCTTTTCTTCGTCAGCCACTATGTCTTCCGTTGGCGCACGGCGATGAACGATTTCTACATGTCCCACTGGGACAAGCTGCGCCACATCGAAGGCGCCTCGCAGCGTGTACAGGACGATACGATGCGCTTCTCGCGCACCGTGGAAGGTCTCGGCGTCAGCCTCGTTTCCTCGATCATGACGCTCGTCGCCTTCCTGCCCGTGCTGTTCAAGTTCTCCAGCACGGTGACGGTTCTGCCCTTCATCGGCGAGGTCCCGCATGCCCTCGTCTGGGCGGCGATCTGCTGGTCGCTGTTCGGGACGGTGTTCCTTGCCGCGGTCGGCATCAAGCTGCCGGGGCTGGAATTCCGCAACCAGCGCGTCGAGGCGGCCTACCGCAAGGAACTGGTCTATGGAGAGGACCATGCCGACCGGGCGCAGCCGCCGACGGTGGCCGAACTCTTCGCGAACGTACGGAAGAACTATTTCCGCCTCTATTTCCACTATCTCTATTTCAACGTCGCCCGCATCTTCTACCTGCAGGCCGACAACCTCTTCGGCACCTTCGTGCTGGTTCCCTCCATCGTCGCCGGCAAGTTGACGCTCGGCGTGATGAGCCAGATCCAGAACGTGTTCGGGCAGGTGCGCGAGTCGTTCCAGTATCTCGTCAATTCCTGGACGACGATCGTGGAGCTGCTGTCGATCTACAAGCGCCTCAAGGCCTTCGAGGCGGCGATCGACGACCAACCGCTTCCCGATATCGACCAGCGCTACCTGGAAAGGGCGCAGGAAGAGGGTGAGCTTGCGGCCAACGAGCCGTAG
- a CDS encoding YbfB/YjiJ family MFS transporter, translated as MSFAAIMLQCNGRGMMQRPFPSSRQPVRAAIAGAVAMAVAMGLGRFFYTPVLPGMMAGLGLDAADAGVIAAANFAGYLLGAVLAAYSWAAGHERRLAVGSLAATVLLLLAMGCLTGVATLSAVRFLAGLASAFGLIFTSGIVLAIGLAHRDPRVQMAHFSGVGIGIAVSAVVVYLLSLAPVTAIPSWRIDWFAGALLGAAGLAAVAWLLPRPVGSAGTVREPAIAWTRPLAALTLSYGLFGIGYVVTATFIVAIAREGAESPLLECLTWLVTGAAAALSLLAWKPVERRCGVASAYLLALLVEAAGVAATVVLPFPASALIGGGLLGLTFVVITAYGLQLGRILASDSPRRVLALMTAAFGVGQIVGPLGAGFLAARTGSYALPSLAASGLLLLAAVIAALGGVPSIKSR; from the coding sequence ATGTCGTTTGCCGCGATCATGTTGCAGTGCAATGGTCGCGGCATGATGCAGCGTCCGTTCCCTTCTTCCCGCCAACCCGTCCGCGCCGCCATTGCCGGGGCCGTGGCGATGGCGGTCGCCATGGGGCTTGGGCGGTTCTTCTATACGCCGGTCCTGCCCGGCATGATGGCGGGCCTCGGTCTCGATGCGGCCGATGCCGGCGTCATCGCTGCTGCGAACTTTGCGGGCTATCTCCTCGGCGCGGTGCTGGCCGCCTATAGCTGGGCCGCCGGCCACGAGCGGCGCCTTGCGGTCGGCTCGCTGGCTGCGACGGTTCTGCTGCTTCTCGCAATGGGCTGTCTGACGGGTGTCGCGACGCTTTCGGCGGTGCGGTTCCTGGCGGGCCTTGCCAGCGCGTTCGGCCTCATTTTCACCTCTGGCATCGTGCTTGCCATCGGCCTTGCGCATCGTGACCCGCGAGTCCAGATGGCGCATTTTTCCGGGGTCGGCATCGGCATCGCGGTTTCGGCGGTGGTGGTCTACCTGCTTTCGCTTGCACCCGTTACGGCCATCCCGTCCTGGCGGATCGACTGGTTTGCCGGCGCGCTGCTCGGTGCGGCCGGCCTTGCCGCCGTGGCTTGGCTGTTGCCGCGGCCGGTGGGCAGCGCGGGCACGGTACGTGAGCCGGCCATTGCCTGGACGCGGCCACTGGCAGCGCTGACCCTCAGCTACGGGCTTTTCGGCATCGGCTATGTAGTGACGGCGACGTTCATCGTCGCCATCGCGCGGGAGGGGGCGGAAAGTCCGTTGCTCGAATGCCTGACCTGGCTCGTCACTGGTGCTGCCGCCGCGCTTTCGCTCCTTGCCTGGAAGCCCGTGGAGCGGCGATGCGGCGTCGCCTCCGCCTATCTGCTGGCGCTCCTTGTGGAGGCGGCAGGCGTCGCGGCGACGGTCGTGTTGCCCTTTCCGGCCTCCGCGCTGATCGGTGGCGGGCTGCTCGGGCTTACCTTCGTCGTCATCACCGCCTATGGCCTGCAGCTTGGTCGCATTCTGGCCAGCGACAGCCCGCGCCGCGTCCTGGCGCTGATGACGGCGGCCTTCGGCGTCGGGCAGATCGTCGGGCCGCTCGGGGCCGGGTTCTTGGCGGCGCGCACGGGCAGCTATGCGCTGCCGAGCCTTGCTGCCTCCGGTCTTCTCTTGCTGGCTGCGGTCATCGCCGCGCTCGGCGGCGTGCCTTCCATTAAATCTCGGTAA
- the map gene encoding type I methionyl aminopeptidase → MTLGNDEDLDGLKAIGRICANVLQHMSTAVRPGMTTAELDLIGRRMLEAAGARSAPESCYNFPGATCISINEEVAHGIPGDRVIAEGDLVNIDVSAELDGYFADTGASFTVGRAAPGVERLCRDGKRALWVGLKEVRAGRPLAEVGNAIGAFARKNRYTLIANLASHGVGRSLHEEPAEIATWPDPQEKRRMTEGLVFTVEPFLSLGANWAESGDKDEWTLYSDPRAPTVQFEHTVVATRNGPLVVTLPG, encoded by the coding sequence ATGACCCTTGGAAACGATGAAGACCTCGACGGCCTGAAGGCGATCGGCCGGATCTGCGCGAACGTGCTGCAGCATATGTCGACCGCCGTCAGGCCCGGCATGACGACCGCCGAGCTGGACCTGATCGGCCGGCGCATGCTGGAGGCCGCCGGCGCGCGCTCGGCTCCGGAGAGCTGCTACAACTTCCCGGGCGCGACCTGCATCAGCATCAACGAGGAAGTGGCGCACGGCATTCCGGGCGACCGGGTGATCGCGGAAGGCGACCTCGTCAATATCGATGTTTCCGCCGAACTCGACGGCTACTTCGCCGATACGGGCGCGTCCTTCACGGTCGGGCGTGCCGCGCCGGGGGTGGAGCGGCTTTGCCGCGACGGCAAGCGCGCGCTCTGGGTCGGCCTCAAGGAAGTGAGGGCCGGCCGGCCGTTGGCCGAGGTTGGCAACGCCATCGGCGCCTTCGCGCGCAAGAACCGCTACACGCTGATCGCCAACCTCGCCAGCCACGGCGTCGGCCGCTCGCTGCACGAGGAGCCGGCGGAAATCGCGACATGGCCGGACCCGCAGGAAAAGCGCCGCATGACGGAAGGCCTCGTCTTCACGGTCGAGCCTTTCCTGTCGCTGGGCGCGAACTGGGCGGAAAGCGGCGACAAGGACGAATGGACGCTCTACAGCGACCCCCGTGCGCCGACGGTGCAGTTCGAGCATACGGTCGTCGCCACGCGCAACGGCCCGCTGGTGGTGACGCTGCCCGGTTGA
- a CDS encoding LLM class flavin-dependent oxidoreductase, producing MELGLYTFADVDPNASDKGREGERRLRNLIEEIELADQVGLDVFGLGEHHRPDYAASAPAVILAAAAARTKNIRLSSAVTVLSSDDPVRVFQQFSTVDLISGGRAEIMAGRGSFIESFPLFGYALDDYDQLFEEKLDLLLALNESEKVSWNGVMRAPLSGIGVYPRPAHGRLPIWIAVGGTPQSVARAGAYGLPLALAIIGGTPARYAPLFDLYREAARRAGQDEAKLKTSINVHGFIADTTEAAADAFYGPQAEVMNRIGRERGWGPTSRAQFDQSIGPDGHLFLGDPETVARKIVAHQKIFRNDRFLLQMAIGLMPHDRILRGIELYGTKVAPLVREMLAEASA from the coding sequence ATGGAACTTGGTCTCTATACATTCGCCGATGTCGATCCCAACGCCTCCGACAAGGGGCGGGAGGGGGAACGGCGGCTGAGGAATCTCATCGAGGAGATCGAGCTTGCCGATCAGGTGGGGCTCGATGTCTTCGGGCTTGGCGAGCATCACCGGCCGGACTATGCGGCCTCGGCGCCCGCCGTCATCCTCGCCGCGGCGGCGGCGCGCACGAAGAATATCCGGCTTTCGAGCGCGGTCACGGTGCTGTCGTCGGACGATCCGGTGCGCGTCTTCCAGCAGTTCTCGACGGTCGACCTGATTTCCGGCGGCCGGGCGGAGATCATGGCGGGGCGCGGGTCCTTCATCGAATCCTTCCCGCTTTTCGGCTATGCGCTCGACGATTACGACCAGCTCTTCGAGGAGAAACTCGACCTGCTGCTCGCTCTCAACGAAAGCGAGAAGGTCTCGTGGAACGGCGTGATGCGTGCGCCTTTATCGGGGATCGGCGTCTATCCGCGGCCGGCGCATGGCAGGCTGCCGATCTGGATCGCGGTCGGCGGTACGCCGCAATCGGTGGCGCGGGCAGGGGCCTACGGGCTGCCGCTGGCGCTCGCGATCATCGGCGGCACGCCGGCGCGCTATGCGCCGCTCTTCGACCTCTACCGCGAGGCCGCGCGGCGCGCGGGGCAGGACGAGGCGAAGCTGAAGACCAGCATCAACGTGCACGGTTTCATCGCAGATACGACCGAGGCCGCGGCCGATGCCTTCTATGGGCCGCAGGCCGAGGTGATGAACCGCATCGGCCGCGAGCGCGGCTGGGGGCCGACGAGCCGGGCGCAGTTCGACCAGTCCATCGGGCCGGACGGCCATCTCTTCCTCGGCGATCCGGAGACGGTGGCGAGGAAGATCGTCGCGCACCAAAAAATCTTCCGCAACGACCGCTTCCTGCTGCAGATGGCGATCGGGCTGATGCCGCATGACCGGATCCTGCGCGGGATCGAGCTTTACGGCACGAAGGTCGCGCCGCTGGTGCGCGAGATGTTGGCGGAGGCTTCCGCCTGA
- a CDS encoding SRPBCC family protein encodes MTAEIKPANSRELVLTRVLNATPSQLFKAWTTPELMKQWFAPKPYETPVIEIEPRDGGKFRTVMTGPDGFHMDSTGIFLKVEKDRRIITTDAFGPDFKPSERAFFSAEILLDDLGNGQTRYTAIARHWSVEDCEAHAKMGFHEGWGQVAMQLEAVASTL; translated from the coding sequence ATGACCGCCGAGATCAAGCCCGCCAACAGCCGCGAACTGGTGCTGACCCGCGTGTTGAACGCCACGCCCTCTCAACTCTTCAAGGCCTGGACGACGCCGGAGCTGATGAAGCAATGGTTCGCGCCCAAGCCCTACGAGACGCCCGTCATCGAGATCGAGCCGCGCGACGGCGGCAAGTTCCGCACCGTCATGACCGGTCCGGACGGCTTCCACATGGACAGCACCGGCATCTTCCTCAAGGTGGAAAAGGACCGCCGCATCATCACTACCGACGCTTTCGGCCCGGACTTCAAGCCAAGTGAGCGCGCCTTCTTCTCCGCTGAAATCCTCCTCGACGACCTCGGCAACGGCCAGACTCGCTACACCGCCATCGCCCGCCACTGGAGCGTGGAGGACTGCGAGGCGCATGCGAAGATGGGCTTCCACGAGGGTTGGGGGCAGGTGGCGATGCAGCTTGAGGCGGTGGCATCGACGCTTTGA
- a CDS encoding RNA polymerase sigma factor, with the protein MTDLAWIDLALTSARPQAMGALLRYFRDLDMAEEAFQEACLRALRTWPEKGPPRDPAAWLIFVGRNSGIDQVRKRVKTQPLPPEEMLSDLEDTESDLADRLDGAHYRDDILRLLFVCCHPDLPATQQIALALRIVSGLSVRQIARAFLVSEAAMEQRITRAKARVGAAGIAFETPDAAARAERLGLVAAMIYLVFNEGYSAGVPQKADTPFCAEAIRLARLLLKLFPSEPEIMGLTALLLIQHSRFDARFDANGQIVPLEDQDRSLWDRPLIDEALVMIDKAIRHRAPGPFQIQAAIAALHARAGTAAETDWLQIDLLYQRLERLQPSPVVRLNRAVAVSRREGPEAALALVEPLAEKLDGYFYFHGLRGGLLKQLGRYAEAHQAFDRAIALATTSAEAAHIRQHIDSMRREVAGAEQ; encoded by the coding sequence ATGACAGACCTCGCCTGGATCGACCTGGCGCTCACCTCGGCGCGGCCGCAGGCCATGGGGGCGCTGCTGCGCTACTTCCGTGACCTCGACATGGCGGAGGAGGCTTTTCAGGAAGCCTGCCTTCGCGCGCTGAGGACATGGCCCGAGAAAGGCCCGCCGCGCGATCCGGCCGCATGGCTCATCTTCGTCGGCCGTAACAGCGGCATCGATCAGGTGCGCAAGCGTGTGAAAACCCAGCCGCTGCCGCCCGAGGAGATGCTGTCCGATCTGGAGGACACCGAGAGCGACCTTGCCGACCGGCTGGACGGCGCGCATTACCGCGACGACATCCTGCGCCTGCTCTTCGTCTGTTGCCATCCCGACCTGCCGGCTACGCAGCAGATCGCGCTGGCGCTGCGCATCGTCTCCGGCCTTTCGGTGAGGCAGATCGCGCGGGCCTTCCTCGTCTCGGAAGCCGCGATGGAGCAGCGCATCACCCGCGCCAAGGCCAGGGTCGGCGCGGCCGGCATTGCCTTCGAGACGCCGGATGCGGCGGCGCGGGCCGAACGGCTCGGGCTTGTGGCTGCGATGATCTATCTCGTCTTCAACGAGGGCTATTCGGCCGGCGTGCCGCAGAAGGCGGATACGCCCTTCTGCGCGGAGGCGATCCGGCTGGCGCGGCTGCTGCTGAAACTCTTTCCGTCCGAGCCGGAGATCATGGGCCTCACGGCGCTCCTGCTCATTCAGCATTCGCGGTTCGATGCCCGCTTCGATGCGAACGGGCAGATCGTGCCGCTGGAGGATCAGGACCGTTCGCTCTGGGATCGGCCGCTGATCGACGAGGCGCTGGTGATGATCGACAAGGCGATCCGCCATCGCGCGCCCGGTCCCTTCCAGATACAGGCGGCGATTGCCGCCCTGCATGCCCGCGCCGGAACGGCGGCGGAGACGGACTGGCTTCAGATCGACCTGCTCTACCAGAGACTGGAGCGCCTCCAGCCATCGCCTGTGGTGCGGCTCAACCGGGCCGTCGCGGTCTCCAGGCGCGAGGGGCCGGAGGCGGCGCTGGCGCTCGTCGAGCCGCTGGCGGAGAAGCTGGACGGCTATTTCTATTTCCACGGCCTGCGCGGCGGCCTCCTGAAGCAGCTCGGCCGCTATGCCGAGGCGCATCAGGCCTTCGACCGGGCCATCGCGCTTGCCACGACCTCCGCCGAGGCGGCCCATATCCGCCAACATATCGACAGCATGCGGCGTGAAGTGGCCGGTGCCGAACAATAA
- a CDS encoding YciI family protein — MLYAVLCYDAESEVCAWSKELDDKVMADLGAVNQRYAEAGKLGPVARLMPTTAAVTVRKGATDDIVMDGPFAETKEQFLGFFVLQAETLEEAIQFARELSAANPANGTYEIRPLQFFNPGVPIA, encoded by the coding sequence ATGCTGTATGCCGTTCTTTGTTACGATGCCGAAAGTGAAGTCTGCGCCTGGTCAAAGGAGCTGGACGACAAGGTCATGGCCGATCTCGGCGCCGTCAACCAGCGCTATGCCGAGGCCGGCAAGCTCGGCCCCGTCGCGCGGCTGATGCCGACGACGGCGGCCGTCACCGTGCGCAAGGGCGCGACGGACGATATCGTCATGGACGGTCCCTTCGCCGAAACCAAGGAGCAGTTCCTCGGTTTCTTCGTGCTTCAGGCCGAGACGCTGGAGGAGGCGATCCAGTTCGCCCGCGAGCTTTCCGCCGCCAATCCGGCAAACGGGACCTATGAGATCCGGCCGCTGCAGTTCTTCAATCCGGGAGTGCCCATCGCATGA
- the glpK gene encoding glycerol kinase GlpK, with protein sequence MGGYVLAIDQGTTSSRAIVFDGNQKVVGSGQKEFTQIFPQSGWVEHDPEEIWESVVWSVKAALKKAGVEASDISAIGITNQRETVVVWERESGKPIHNAIVWQDRRTASYCEKLKKQDLEKTFTKKTGLLLDPYFSGTKLSWMLSNVKGARARGAKGDLCFGTIDTFLIWRLTGGKSHVTDATNASRTLMYNIATNDWDGELLEILRVPKAMLPQVLDCAADFGVTEKGLFGAEIPILGVAGDQQAATIGQACFEPGMMKSTYGTGCFALLNTGPDIVRSKNRLLTTIAYRLDGETTYALEGSIFIAGAAVQWLRDGLKVIKAASDTGDLAAKADPTQNVYLVPAFTGLGAPHWDPEARAAIYGMTRNTGPAEFARAALEAVCYQTRDLLDAMHKDWKANGKETVLRVDGGMVASDWTMQRLSDILDAPVDRPTILETTALGAAWLAGQRAGVWPDRKGFARSWARDRRFTPEMDEKTRAVKIKGWKDAVRRTLSA encoded by the coding sequence ATGGGCGGATATGTTCTCGCGATCGATCAGGGCACGACCTCGAGCCGGGCGATCGTCTTCGACGGCAACCAGAAGGTCGTCGGTTCCGGCCAGAAGGAATTCACGCAGATCTTTCCGCAGTCCGGCTGGGTCGAGCACGATCCCGAGGAAATCTGGGAAAGCGTCGTCTGGTCGGTGAAGGCCGCGTTGAAGAAGGCCGGCGTCGAGGCCTCCGACATTTCCGCCATCGGCATCACCAACCAGCGCGAGACGGTTGTGGTCTGGGAGCGTGAGAGCGGCAAGCCAATCCACAACGCCATCGTCTGGCAGGACCGCCGCACCGCCTCCTATTGCGAGAAGCTGAAGAAGCAGGACCTCGAAAAGACCTTCACGAAGAAGACGGGCCTGCTGCTCGACCCCTATTTTTCCGGCACCAAGCTCTCCTGGATGCTCTCAAACGTGAAGGGTGCCCGGGCGCGGGGCGCGAAGGGCGATCTCTGCTTCGGCACCATCGACACGTTCCTCATCTGGCGGCTGACGGGCGGCAAGTCCCATGTCACCGACGCCACCAATGCTAGTCGCACGCTGATGTACAACATCGCGACGAACGACTGGGACGGCGAATTGCTCGAAATCCTGCGCGTGCCCAAAGCCATGCTTCCGCAAGTACTGGATTGTGCCGCCGATTTCGGCGTGACGGAGAAGGGGCTGTTCGGCGCGGAAATCCCGATCCTCGGCGTTGCCGGCGACCAGCAGGCCGCGACCATCGGCCAGGCCTGCTTCGAGCCGGGCATGATGAAATCCACCTACGGCACCGGCTGCTTCGCGCTGCTCAACACCGGCCCGGACATCGTGCGCTCGAAGAACCGCCTGCTCACCACCATCGCCTACCGGCTCGACGGCGAGACGACCTATGCGCTGGAAGGCTCGATCTTCATCGCCGGCGCTGCCGTGCAATGGCTGCGCGACGGGCTGAAGGTGATCAAGGCGGCGTCCGACACCGGCGATCTCGCCGCCAAGGCGGACCCGACGCAGAACGTCTATCTCGTCCCCGCCTTCACCGGCCTTGGCGCACCGCACTGGGACCCGGAGGCGCGCGCCGCAATCTACGGCATGACGCGCAACACCGGCCCGGCCGAATTCGCCCGCGCCGCGCTGGAGGCGGTCTGCTACCAGACGCGCGACCTGCTCGACGCCATGCACAAGGACTGGAAGGCGAACGGCAAGGAGACGGTGCTGCGCGTCGACGGCGGCATGGTCGCCTCCGACTGGACCATGCAGCGCCTTTCCGACATCCTCGACGCCCCCGTCGACCGCCCGACCATTCTGGAGACCACGGCGCTCGGTGCAGCATGGCTCGCCGGCCAGCGCGCCGGCGTCTGGCCCGACCGCAAGGGCTTCGCCAGGTCCTGGGCGCGCGACAGGCGCTTCACGCCCGAGATGGACGAGAAGACGCGCGCGGTGAAGATCAAGGGCTGGAAGGATGCGGTGCGGCGGACGCTGAGCGCGTAA
- a CDS encoding 3-hydroxybutyrate dehydrogenase, whose product MKSVVITGSTSGIGLAIASAFAQSGANVVINGFGSAEEIEAIRAKLDGLGKGRVLYHPADMTKPHEISDLIQTAVEEFDGVDILVNNAGIQHVEKIEDFPVEKWDQIIAINLSSSFHTIRCAVPHMKRKGWGRIVNVASAHGLVASPFKAAYVAAKHGVMGLTKTVALEVAENGITVNAICPGYVLTPLVEQQIPATAKARGISEAEVKTDVMLKFQPTKEFVGTDEVAAIAMFLASDAAKSINGTHISVDGGWTAQ is encoded by the coding sequence ATGAAGAGCGTCGTCATCACCGGCTCCACCAGCGGCATCGGCCTTGCCATTGCCAGCGCCTTCGCGCAAAGCGGCGCCAATGTCGTCATCAACGGTTTCGGCTCGGCGGAGGAGATCGAGGCTATCCGGGCGAAGCTCGACGGTCTCGGCAAGGGCCGCGTGCTCTACCATCCCGCCGACATGACGAAGCCGCACGAAATCTCCGACCTCATCCAGACGGCGGTGGAGGAATTCGACGGCGTCGATATCCTCGTCAACAATGCCGGCATCCAGCATGTCGAGAAGATCGAGGATTTCCCGGTCGAGAAGTGGGACCAGATCATCGCGATCAACCTGTCCAGCTCGTTCCACACCATCCGCTGCGCCGTGCCGCATATGAAGCGCAAGGGCTGGGGCCGCATCGTCAACGTCGCCTCCGCGCACGGTCTCGTCGCCTCGCCCTTCAAGGCGGCCTATGTGGCGGCCAAGCATGGCGTCATGGGCCTCACCAAGACGGTCGCGCTGGAGGTCGCCGAGAACGGCATCACCGTCAACGCCATCTGCCCCGGCTACGTGCTGACGCCGCTCGTCGAGCAGCAGATCCCGGCGACTGCAAAAGCCCGCGGCATCAGCGAGGCCGAGGTGAAGACCGACGTCATGCTGAAGTTCCAGCCGACCAAGGAATTCGTCGGCACGGACGAGGTGGCGGCCATCGCCATGTTCCTCGCCTCGGATGCGGCCAAGTCGATCAACGGCACCCACATCTCCGTCGACGGCGGCTGGACCGCGCAATAG
- a CDS encoding LysR substrate-binding domain-containing protein, whose amino-acid sequence MKMSRAFPLNALRVFEAAARHGSFTRAGDELGMTQTAVSYQIKLLEETLGETLFLRQPRQVALSEAGERLAPKVAEGLAKLAEAVSDLRGASEQKLHIHSTPTFALQWLSRTIGDFQLRHPNIAVRLSTSQDVIDFAKEEADVAVRWGMGDWPGLAAHRVMRMDFAPMLSPKLAETIGGVKEPADLLKLPIISARDIWWRTWFSAAGIDNPNLERFPPNELGTQTIDAQIAMAGQGVAILSPGHFRSEIAAGQLYQPFDLTCNDGRDYWLVYPENRRNIQKIRAFRDWILAAMPQEV is encoded by the coding sequence TTGAAGATGTCGCGCGCCTTCCCGCTCAATGCGCTCCGCGTCTTTGAGGCAGCCGCGCGGCACGGCAGCTTCACCCGCGCGGGCGACGAATTGGGCATGACGCAGACGGCCGTCAGCTACCAGATCAAGCTGCTGGAGGAGACGCTGGGCGAGACGCTTTTCCTGCGCCAGCCGCGACAGGTGGCGCTGAGCGAGGCCGGCGAACGGCTTGCGCCGAAGGTGGCGGAAGGGCTCGCGAAACTGGCGGAGGCTGTGTCGGACCTGCGCGGGGCGAGCGAGCAGAAGTTGCACATCCACTCCACGCCCACCTTCGCCCTGCAATGGCTGAGCCGCACCATCGGCGATTTCCAGCTCAGGCACCCCAACATCGCGGTGCGCCTTTCCACCTCGCAGGACGTGATCGATTTCGCCAAGGAAGAGGCCGATGTCGCCGTCCGCTGGGGCATGGGCGACTGGCCGGGCCTTGCCGCCCATCGGGTCATGCGCATGGATTTCGCGCCCATGCTGAGCCCGAAGCTCGCCGAGACCATCGGCGGCGTGAAGGAGCCGGCCGACCTTCTGAAGCTTCCGATCATCAGTGCGCGGGATATCTGGTGGCGCACCTGGTTTTCGGCAGCCGGCATCGACAATCCGAATCTGGAGCGCTTTCCGCCGAACGAGCTGGGCACGCAGACCATCGATGCGCAGATCGCCATGGCCGGGCAAGGCGTCGCCATCCTCAGCCCCGGCCATTTCCGCAGCGAGATTGCCGCCGGCCAGCTCTACCAGCCCTTCGACCTCACCTGCAACGATGGCCGCGACTACTGGCTCGTCTATCCGGAAAACCGCCGCAATATCCAGAAGATCCGGGCATTTCGGGACTGGATTCTCGCGGCCATGCCGCAGGAGGTCTGA